A stretch of Chitinophaga caeni DNA encodes these proteins:
- a CDS encoding alpha-galactosidase: MKKILFLFLLALGIPFATIAQKGGYIVIKTAHTGLVFHEEKDGSLHQIYYGQALKNPADYYLLPGTRDEAYPTFGTKYLFTPAIRTVHNDGNPSLALVYKSHQQLLVAPGVEETTIHLHDPKYPVEVDLHFKAYLSSDVIAQWVTVSHHEKKPIVLYQYASAALSVSASNYTLEHFHGDWAAEMQMESTNLTAGKKTLSSQLETRAHMYQSPSFLISLNGTSTEEYGDVIGGTLAWSGNFKLDFEVDEINQLRILAGMNELGAEYHLLPGKTFTTPAFLFSYSNEGKGLISRNFHKWARDYGVLNGHGSRYTLLNNWEATYFDFNEEKLTNLFDDAKQLGVDLFLLDDGWFGNKYPRNNDRAGLGDWQENKAKLPHGIGYLVKEAAARDLKFGIWLEPEMVNPKSELYEKHPEWIIKLPNREEHYYRSQLVLDLTNPTVQDFVYHIVDDMMSKNPGIAYIKWDCNRMVTNAYSQFEGNQQSNLYVDYVNGLYKVLDRVRQKYPELPIMLCSGGGGRVDYGALPYFTEFWPSDNTGATERVFIQWGYSYFFPSIATSAHVTEWGDAPLKFRLAVSMAGRLGFDLVPKKLNAEELALCQQALHEYKAIQQTVWQGDLYRLQSPYDHNVASWMYAANDKAEAVIFMFRIKKLFDSKIAENIKFKGLDPGKKYLVKELLVQQGQKAINKANGKTYSGDYLMKVGLPSNLNKVQQAVILQLKSL, encoded by the coding sequence ATGAAAAAGATATTATTCCTATTTCTGCTGGCCTTAGGTATTCCATTTGCGACCATTGCACAGAAGGGTGGCTACATTGTTATAAAAACGGCTCATACCGGGCTTGTTTTTCACGAAGAAAAGGATGGGAGCCTGCACCAAATTTACTATGGGCAGGCGCTGAAGAACCCGGCAGATTATTACTTGTTGCCTGGCACCAGGGATGAGGCGTATCCAACATTCGGAACTAAATATCTATTCACCCCTGCCATCAGGACGGTTCACAATGATGGGAATCCCTCTTTGGCGCTCGTATATAAATCTCATCAACAGCTGCTTGTTGCACCGGGCGTCGAGGAAACCACCATTCATTTGCATGACCCCAAGTACCCGGTAGAAGTCGATTTACATTTCAAGGCGTACTTGTCTTCCGATGTAATAGCACAATGGGTAACCGTTAGTCATCATGAGAAAAAGCCAATCGTTTTATACCAGTATGCTTCAGCTGCATTAAGTGTCAGCGCGAGCAATTATACTTTAGAACATTTTCATGGCGATTGGGCCGCCGAAATGCAAATGGAAAGCACCAACTTGACTGCCGGGAAAAAGACATTATCCAGCCAATTAGAGACCCGTGCGCATATGTATCAATCACCATCATTTTTAATCTCCTTAAACGGGACTTCTACTGAAGAATATGGTGATGTTATCGGCGGTACTTTAGCTTGGTCTGGCAACTTTAAACTGGATTTCGAAGTGGATGAAATTAACCAGCTTAGAATACTGGCCGGGATGAATGAACTTGGCGCCGAGTATCATCTGCTGCCGGGAAAAACATTTACAACGCCGGCATTTTTGTTTAGCTATAGCAATGAAGGGAAGGGATTGATCAGCAGAAACTTCCATAAATGGGCAAGGGATTATGGCGTTCTGAATGGCCATGGTAGCAGGTACACCTTGTTGAATAACTGGGAGGCGACCTATTTTGATTTCAACGAAGAAAAGTTGACCAACCTGTTTGATGATGCGAAGCAACTGGGCGTGGATCTCTTCTTGTTAGATGATGGTTGGTTTGGCAATAAATATCCTAGGAATAATGATCGCGCCGGCCTGGGCGATTGGCAGGAAAATAAAGCCAAATTGCCTCACGGCATCGGTTACCTTGTTAAAGAAGCGGCAGCAAGGGATTTAAAATTCGGTATTTGGCTAGAGCCGGAAATGGTAAATCCTAAAAGTGAGCTGTACGAAAAACATCCCGAATGGATTATAAAATTGCCTAATAGGGAAGAACATTATTACCGTTCTCAATTAGTACTGGATCTTACTAATCCTACCGTACAAGATTTTGTTTATCACATCGTAGATGATATGATGAGCAAAAACCCCGGTATTGCTTATATCAAATGGGATTGTAACAGGATGGTAACAAATGCTTATTCACAATTCGAAGGAAACCAACAAAGTAATTTGTATGTCGATTACGTAAACGGTTTATATAAAGTATTGGATAGGGTAAGACAAAAATATCCTGAACTCCCAATTATGCTATGTTCGGGTGGTGGAGGAAGGGTCGATTACGGGGCTCTGCCTTATTTTACCGAGTTTTGGCCGAGTGATAACACAGGCGCAACCGAACGGGTATTCATTCAATGGGGATATTCCTATTTCTTCCCAAGTATTGCCACCAGCGCACATGTAACGGAGTGGGGAGATGCTCCATTAAAATTCAGGTTGGCTGTTTCAATGGCCGGCAGACTCGGCTTTGACCTCGTTCCTAAAAAATTAAATGCCGAAGAATTAGCTTTATGTCAACAAGCATTACATGAATATAAAGCTATACAGCAAACTGTTTGGCAGGGCGATTTATACCGCTTACAATCCCCTTATGATCACAACGTCGCTTCATGGATGTACGCTGCCAATGACAAGGCCGAAGCGGTTATATTCATGTTCAGGATCAAGAAACTATTCGATTCCAAGATTGCTGAAAATATAAAATTCAAAGGTTTGGATCCAGGAAAAAAATATCTTGTTAAAGAATTACTAGTTCAACAAGGACAGAAAGCTATTAACAAGGCAAATGGCAAAACTTATTCCGGCGATTACCTGATGAAAGTTGGCCTACCTAGTAATTTAAACAAGGTTCAACAAGCCGTTATCTTACAATTAAAATCTTTGTAG